From one Dyella sp. 2HG41-7 genomic stretch:
- a CDS encoding DUF4255 domain-containing protein has translation MSNYLAVGGVSAVLRWLLADALTSGGPSVILGGSTAGITATSPDLVPVGADEQPGVNIFMYYASLNPAMRNVDLPSRNAYGNAISNPPLALNLHYLVTAYGSKQFDPEILLGWAMKVLHDTPVVPRQTIQNALDALLPGGTHEGSLIDGSMLANQIEHIRITPETLTTEEIYRLWTAFQTNYRPTTSYQVSVVVIQDTNTYASNLPVQKRSVLVLPLQSPVIDSITPSGVAAGGTLTVQGSNFVGDATSNTLVSFDGAQGIAPATLQSKILRVVLPSTLQAGTRLLRVQRTVTFPTSSKPHSGFSSSPMPFQLLPTITNAAPNPVAQTGSVTVTVSPAVGSMQQATLYIGDIAIPIDQRPTSAPPTSTTLVFPLTNNVPVGNYPLRIEIDGAQSKLTLDTTTGSPTFGQYVPQLQVTP, from the coding sequence ATGAGCAATTACCTCGCCGTCGGCGGTGTGAGTGCGGTGTTGCGTTGGCTGCTTGCCGATGCGCTGACCAGCGGCGGCCCGAGCGTGATTCTGGGTGGCAGCACGGCGGGCATTACCGCGACATCGCCCGATCTCGTGCCGGTGGGTGCAGACGAACAACCTGGCGTAAATATTTTTATGTATTACGCCAGCCTCAATCCCGCGATGCGCAACGTGGACCTTCCTTCGCGCAATGCGTACGGCAACGCGATCAGCAATCCACCGCTTGCGCTCAATCTGCATTACCTCGTCACCGCTTACGGCAGCAAGCAATTCGATCCGGAAATTCTTTTGGGCTGGGCGATGAAAGTGCTCCACGACACGCCGGTCGTTCCGCGCCAAACCATTCAAAACGCGCTCGACGCGTTGCTGCCGGGCGGCACGCACGAGGGTTCGTTGATCGACGGCAGCATGCTCGCCAACCAGATCGAACATATTCGCATTACGCCGGAAACACTGACGACGGAAGAAATCTACCGTCTGTGGACGGCGTTCCAGACGAACTATCGCCCGACCACCTCCTATCAAGTATCGGTGGTGGTGATTCAAGACACCAACACATATGCATCCAATCTGCCAGTGCAAAAGCGTTCGGTGCTGGTGCTTCCGTTGCAGTCGCCGGTGATCGACAGCATCACGCCGAGCGGCGTTGCGGCGGGCGGCACATTGACGGTGCAAGGAAGCAACTTCGTCGGCGACGCCACCAGCAACACGCTGGTGTCGTTCGATGGCGCGCAAGGGATTGCACCCGCTACCTTGCAGAGCAAGATACTGCGCGTGGTGTTGCCATCCACGTTGCAAGCCGGTACGCGGTTGTTGCGCGTGCAACGCACCGTCACGTTCCCGACGTCGTCGAAACCGCATTCGGGCTTCAGCTCCAGCCCCATGCCGTTCCAACTGCTACCAACCATCACCAACGCTGCGCCCAATCCCGTGGCGCAAACCGGATCGGTCACCGTCACCGTTTCGCCCGCCGTCGGCAGCATGCAGCAAGCGACGCTGTATATCGGCGATATCGCCATTCCCATCGATCAGCGCCCCACCAGTGCGCCGCCGACGTCCACCACGCTGGTGTTTCCGCTCACCAACAACGTGCCGGTCGGCAACTATCCGTTGCGCATTGAGATCGACGGCGCGCAAAGCAAGCTGACGCTGGACACCACCACCGGCAGTCCAACCTTCGGGCAGTACGTGCCGCAGTTGCAGGTGACGCCATGA
- a CDS encoding CocE/NonD family hydrolase produces the protein MKSSRTAIALRGAKPALLALLLSLSGAALAMDDTPAQQYPNYPSETPANFKPATDGLDYIERDVKIPMRDGVKLNTVILIPKGAHHAGIVMTRTPYDAKELTHHVMSGHLEPMLEGYDNAADVIVEDGYIRVIQDIRGKYGSDGDYVMNRPVHGPLNPTPVDDATDTYDTIDWLVKNVPESNGKVGTIGISYDGFEPLMSIVNPHPALKVAVPMNPMVDGWMGDDWFHNGAFRQQNMSYIYEQTASRDNSFKWWTNYHDEYDLFMHYVSAGELGRAYGMEQIGFWNKVIAHPAYDSFWSDQAVDKLLAGQPLKVPVMLVHSLWDQEDIYGALAVYRAIKPKDKNGDMVKLVMGPWHHGQEIDEASSLGAIRFGSDTGKYFREHILRPYLAQYLKDGAPKADLAAVTAYQTGSNQWQRLSHWPLACDEGCKAKSRPLYLQADQKLGFNAPTGSGAYDEYVSDPAHPVPFRARPIQPMGYDNGLTWSEWLVDDQREASGRTDVVTYVSDVLTQPLTIAGAPVVHLVASTSGTDSDWVVKLIDVYPDQVAEQPAMGGFQLGVSMDIFRGRYREGFDNPKPLAANQALTYKFDLPAANHVFLPGHRVMVQVQSSWFPLYDRNPQTFVPNIFWAKPGDYQKATQRIYRSADQASYISLPVIGG, from the coding sequence ATGAAGTCCAGTCGTACCGCGATTGCTTTGCGCGGAGCAAAACCCGCGTTGCTTGCTTTGCTGCTTAGTCTGAGCGGCGCCGCATTGGCCATGGACGATACGCCGGCGCAGCAATACCCCAACTATCCCAGCGAAACGCCCGCCAACTTCAAGCCGGCCACCGATGGCTTGGACTACATCGAGCGCGACGTAAAAATTCCGATGCGCGACGGCGTCAAGCTCAACACCGTGATTCTTATACCGAAGGGCGCGCATCACGCCGGCATCGTTATGACGCGCACGCCTTACGATGCGAAAGAACTCACGCATCACGTGATGAGCGGTCATCTCGAACCGATGCTGGAAGGCTACGACAACGCCGCCGACGTGATCGTGGAAGATGGCTATATTCGCGTGATTCAAGACATCCGCGGCAAATACGGCTCCGACGGCGATTACGTCATGAACCGGCCCGTGCACGGCCCGCTCAATCCCACGCCCGTCGACGATGCGACCGACACCTACGACACCATCGACTGGCTGGTGAAGAACGTGCCCGAGTCGAACGGCAAGGTCGGCACCATCGGCATTTCCTATGACGGTTTCGAACCGCTGATGTCGATCGTCAATCCGCATCCGGCACTGAAAGTGGCGGTGCCGATGAATCCGATGGTGGACGGCTGGATGGGCGACGACTGGTTCCACAACGGCGCATTCCGCCAGCAGAATATGTCTTACATCTACGAGCAGACCGCCAGTCGCGACAACAGCTTCAAGTGGTGGACGAACTATCACGACGAATACGACCTCTTTATGCATTACGTCTCGGCCGGCGAACTCGGTCGCGCATACGGCATGGAGCAGATTGGCTTCTGGAACAAAGTGATCGCGCACCCTGCGTACGATTCGTTCTGGAGCGATCAGGCCGTCGACAAGCTGCTCGCCGGACAGCCGCTGAAAGTGCCGGTGATGCTGGTGCACAGTTTGTGGGATCAGGAGGACATCTACGGCGCGTTGGCTGTCTATCGCGCGATCAAGCCGAAAGACAAAAACGGCGACATGGTGAAACTGGTGATGGGTCCGTGGCATCACGGCCAGGAAATCGATGAAGCCAGTTCACTCGGCGCGATTCGTTTCGGCAGCGACACCGGCAAATATTTCCGCGAACACATTCTGCGTCCGTATCTTGCGCAATATCTGAAAGATGGCGCGCCGAAGGCGGATCTCGCAGCGGTCACCGCGTATCAAACCGGCAGCAATCAGTGGCAGCGCTTGAGTCACTGGCCGCTCGCCTGCGATGAAGGTTGCAAGGCGAAGAGCCGTCCGCTGTATCTGCAGGCGGACCAGAAACTCGGCTTCAATGCGCCGACCGGCAGCGGCGCGTACGACGAATACGTCTCCGATCCGGCGCATCCCGTGCCGTTCCGCGCGCGTCCGATCCAGCCAATGGGTTACGACAACGGCCTGACCTGGTCGGAATGGCTGGTGGACGATCAGCGTGAAGCCTCCGGCCGCACGGACGTCGTCACCTATGTATCGGATGTGCTCACGCAGCCGTTGACGATCGCCGGCGCGCCCGTGGTGCATCTAGTGGCTTCCACCAGCGGAACGGACAGCGACTGGGTCGTGAAATTGATCGACGTGTACCCCGATCAGGTGGCCGAACAGCCGGCGATGGGCGGCTTTCAACTGGGCGTATCGATGGATATTTTCCGCGGGCGCTATCGCGAAGGGTTCGACAACCCCAAGCCGCTCGCCGCGAATCAGGCGCTGACATATAAATTCGATCTGCCCGCCGCCAATCACGTATTCCTGCCCGGACATCGCGTGATGGTGCAGGTGCAATCGAGCTGGTTCCCGCTGTACGACCGCAACCCGCAGACCTTCGTGCCGAACATCTTCTGGGCCAAGCCCGGCGACTATCAAAAGGCCACGCAGCGCATCTATCGCTCGGCGGATCAGGCAAGTTACATCTCGCTGCCGGTCATCGGCGGCTAA
- a CDS encoding phage tail sheath C-terminal domain-containing protein: MATSYSYPGVYVQELQSASHPITGVPTSITAFVGYTQSGIDNRAQEIFSFGDYERLYGGLASGSELSYAVQQFFQNGGAQAYIVRTPATSLGAAAANVVFQSFTFQALSSGTAANGNLLIDIDYIGLNPNTGSGGQKTFNLTVTDLAGGTTEYFPSVSYDNTQSNWVQTVVNDPDNGSQLINMATPTSAQLTAIEALASMYQTGFVGAAVTPYSVASTLCGTTNATGTAAITTGSSSVVGTGTHFTTDLKFGQWITFGSDATNTPYRILSISNDTSLTLAGNYTGANEAASTIVVANSTVPANDYGLMLGTTDPATAPAGLPITVKVIPSNSQIPMTLSGLATQIQQAFNAALAVQMPGASVQVSVTQLPASPSTQALRFNASLPGYPDAVISIADPSGASPLKPCAALLGLSGGTANVAHYALGTGNNAWAQQTTSTKGADGTGLPATLDIIGDQALFTGIYALQKVDLFNLLCIPDATRANKGDPSALDPNINTSAIYSAAIAMCDQRRAFLLIDPPPNVVSVAAAVDWKSSTLGVVDPNGAAFFPRLRLPDPLNNYQLRTFAPSGVVAGVYATTDGSRGVWKAPAGTAAVLNGVQSMVYKLTDAENGVLNPLGLNCFRNFPVYGSVLWGARTLVGADAMANQWKYVPVRRTALFIEESLYRGTQWVVFEPNDEPLWASIRLNVGGFMQTLFLKGAFQGSTPAQAYFVKCDSETTTQTDIDNGIVNILVGFAPLKPAEFVVIQIEQIAGQSS, encoded by the coding sequence ATGGCGACGTCCTATAGCTATCCCGGCGTGTACGTGCAGGAACTGCAAAGCGCCTCCCATCCGATTACTGGCGTACCGACTTCCATCACGGCGTTCGTCGGCTACACGCAGAGCGGCATCGACAATCGCGCGCAAGAGATTTTCAGCTTCGGCGATTACGAACGCTTGTACGGCGGCCTGGCTTCCGGTAGCGAGCTCAGCTACGCGGTGCAACAGTTCTTTCAGAATGGCGGCGCGCAAGCGTACATCGTGCGAACGCCTGCGACATCGCTGGGCGCTGCGGCGGCGAACGTCGTCTTCCAGTCCTTTACGTTCCAGGCGCTAAGCAGCGGCACCGCGGCGAACGGGAATTTGCTGATCGACATCGACTACATCGGACTCAACCCGAATACCGGATCGGGCGGCCAGAAAACGTTCAATCTTACGGTGACCGATCTGGCGGGCGGCACCACGGAATATTTCCCGTCCGTCTCGTATGACAACACGCAAAGCAACTGGGTGCAGACGGTCGTCAACGATCCGGACAACGGCTCGCAACTCATCAACATGGCGACACCTACTTCCGCGCAACTCACGGCGATCGAAGCGCTGGCGTCCATGTATCAAACCGGCTTCGTCGGCGCGGCGGTCACACCCTACTCGGTCGCCAGCACGCTTTGCGGCACGACGAACGCGACCGGCACCGCCGCGATCACGACCGGCAGCAGCAGCGTGGTGGGTACCGGCACGCACTTCACCACCGATCTGAAGTTCGGTCAGTGGATCACGTTCGGCTCCGACGCCACCAATACGCCGTATCGCATTCTTTCGATCAGCAACGACACCAGCCTCACGCTGGCGGGGAACTACACCGGCGCCAATGAAGCCGCATCGACGATTGTCGTCGCCAATTCCACCGTGCCGGCGAATGATTACGGCCTGATGCTAGGCACGACCGATCCCGCTACCGCTCCAGCCGGCTTGCCGATCACGGTGAAGGTGATTCCCAGCAATAGTCAGATTCCGATGACGTTGAGCGGCCTGGCGACGCAGATACAGCAAGCCTTCAACGCCGCGCTGGCGGTGCAAATGCCGGGCGCTTCCGTGCAGGTGAGCGTGACGCAATTGCCCGCTTCGCCGTCGACGCAAGCATTGCGTTTCAATGCGTCACTGCCCGGCTATCCGGATGCGGTGATCAGCATCGCCGATCCTTCCGGCGCTTCGCCGCTGAAACCTTGCGCCGCCCTGCTCGGACTTAGCGGCGGCACCGCGAACGTGGCGCACTACGCGCTGGGAACCGGCAACAACGCCTGGGCGCAGCAGACCACATCGACCAAAGGCGCCGACGGCACGGGCTTGCCTGCGACTTTGGACATCATTGGCGATCAGGCTTTGTTTACCGGCATCTATGCGTTGCAGAAGGTCGATCTTTTCAACTTGTTGTGCATTCCCGATGCAACGCGCGCCAACAAGGGCGATCCTTCGGCGCTGGATCCCAATATCAACACCAGCGCGATCTACAGCGCGGCGATCGCCATGTGCGATCAACGGCGCGCATTTTTGTTGATCGATCCGCCACCGAACGTCGTCAGCGTGGCCGCCGCCGTGGATTGGAAAAGCAGCACGTTGGGCGTGGTCGATCCGAACGGCGCGGCGTTCTTCCCGCGTCTGCGCCTACCCGACCCGTTGAACAACTACCAATTGCGTACGTTCGCGCCGAGCGGCGTGGTAGCGGGCGTGTACGCGACGACCGACGGCAGTCGCGGCGTTTGGAAAGCGCCGGCCGGCACCGCCGCCGTACTCAATGGCGTGCAAAGCATGGTCTACAAACTCACCGACGCCGAAAACGGCGTGCTCAATCCGCTGGGCCTCAATTGCTTCCGCAATTTCCCCGTGTACGGCTCGGTGTTGTGGGGCGCGCGCACCTTGGTCGGCGCGGATGCGATGGCCAATCAATGGAAATACGTGCCCGTGCGACGCACCGCGCTGTTCATCGAGGAAAGCCTTTATCGAGGTACGCAATGGGTCGTATTCGAACCCAACGACGAACCGTTATGGGCGTCCATACGGCTCAACGTCGGCGGCTTTATGCAAACGCTGTTTTTGAAAGGCGCGTTTCAGGGCAGCACGCCGGCGCAAGCGTATTTCGTCAAATGCGACAGCGAAACCACCACGCAAACCGACATCGACAACGGCATCGTCAACATCCTGGTCGGCTTTGCGCCGCTCAAGCCGGCGGAATTCGTGGTGATCCAGATCGAGCAGATCGCCGGGCAATCCTCCTGA
- a CDS encoding GNAT family N-acetyltransferase: MSDSNFLIRLAEDDDDFILGLVPRFVDFTLPSWRKRHECIEGIRKDLSHQLDDQPTNSFVFVAENDDGERVGFVHLQKTQDFFTGRTNCHISDLAVAPRHEGQGVGKALIEHAEAWAREHQCQLVTLAVFPGNERARALYEAAGYNLDLLRMAKPVH, encoded by the coding sequence ATGAGCGACAGCAACTTTCTTATTCGTCTGGCCGAGGATGACGACGACTTCATTCTCGGCCTCGTTCCGCGCTTCGTGGATTTCACGCTGCCTTCCTGGCGCAAGCGACACGAATGCATCGAAGGCATCCGCAAGGACCTCAGCCACCAGCTGGATGACCAACCGACCAACAGCTTCGTCTTTGTCGCCGAAAACGACGACGGCGAGCGGGTCGGCTTCGTGCATCTGCAAAAGACGCAGGATTTCTTCACCGGGCGCACCAATTGCCATATTTCCGATCTGGCCGTTGCGCCGCGTCATGAGGGCCAGGGCGTGGGCAAGGCGCTGATCGAACACGCCGAGGCGTGGGCGCGCGAACACCAATGCCAGCTCGTGACGCTCGCCGTGTTTCCCGGCAACGAGCGCGCACGGGCGTTGTACGAAGCGGCGGGCTACAACCTCGATCTGCTGCGGATGGCCAAGCCGGTGCATTGA
- a CDS encoding SET domain-containing protein-lysine N-methyltransferase: protein MSPRIAARRSPIHGNGVFAVAPIKKGEEIIEYKGTLMTHDDADAMYGDGGETGHTFLFTLNDEYIIDANRKGNKARWINHSCTPNCQAFVLEAESGDLRKDRVVIEAKRNIKPGEELTYDYGIVLEVPHTARLKKKWVCLCGSPKCTGTLLKPKRGKA from the coding sequence ATGTCCCCTCGCATTGCAGCTCGCCGCTCACCTATCCACGGCAATGGCGTATTTGCCGTCGCGCCCATCAAGAAGGGCGAGGAAATCATCGAATACAAAGGCACGTTGATGACCCATGACGACGCCGACGCCATGTACGGCGACGGTGGCGAAACGGGACACACGTTCCTGTTCACGCTCAACGACGAATACATCATCGACGCCAACCGCAAGGGCAACAAGGCGCGCTGGATCAATCACAGCTGCACGCCCAATTGCCAAGCCTTCGTGCTGGAAGCCGAAAGCGGCGATCTGCGCAAAGACAGGGTCGTGATCGAAGCCAAGCGCAACATCAAGCCGGGCGAAGAATTGACCTACGACTACGGCATCGTGCTGGAAGTGCCGCACACCGCGCGCCTCAAAAAGAAATGGGTGTGCCTGTGCGGTTCGCCCAAGTGCACGGGCACTTTGCTCAAGCCCAAGCGCGGCAAAGCCTGA
- a CDS encoding cytochrome c, whose translation MKRAFFIAATLLAFASCLHAQSSDTTLYTYDTLKSANGEQIFHAICQGCHMPDAKGAIGAGAYPALANNPKLASPQYMTAVVLFGRHDMPSFGTKPATHGNFFRDAMLTDEQVADVVNYVRTHFGNHYTNSITAAEVAAMHPQTTASTPTSH comes from the coding sequence ATGAAGCGCGCATTCTTTATCGCGGCAACGCTGCTAGCGTTTGCGAGCTGCCTGCACGCCCAGAGTTCCGACACCACGCTTTACACGTACGACACGCTTAAAAGCGCGAACGGCGAGCAGATCTTTCATGCCATCTGCCAGGGTTGCCACATGCCCGACGCGAAGGGCGCGATAGGCGCGGGGGCGTATCCCGCGTTAGCGAACAACCCCAAACTCGCCTCGCCGCAATACATGACTGCCGTGGTGTTGTTCGGCCGACACGATATGCCTTCGTTCGGGACGAAGCCAGCGACGCATGGAAATTTCTTCCGCGACGCCATGCTGACCGACGAGCAAGTCGCCGACGTCGTCAACTACGTGCGCACGCATTTCGGCAATCACTACACCAACAGCATCACCGCGGCGGAAGTGGCTGCGATGCACCCGCAAACCACCGCATCGACGCCAACGTCGCACTGA
- a CDS encoding phage tail protein, whose protein sequence is MTEFTVNPQRFDPYKNFKFRLKWDGRYVAGISKVSALKRTTEVVKHRNGGDPSTSRKSPGRSEFEAITLERGVTHDTDFEAWAAKVWQVGATLGSEVSLADFRKDVILDFYNEAGQLAISYKIYRAWVSEYQALPDLDANANAVAIQHIKLENEGWERDTSVTEPTEPTYNSTAA, encoded by the coding sequence ATGACCGAGTTCACTGTGAATCCCCAGCGTTTCGATCCGTACAAGAATTTTAAGTTTCGGCTGAAGTGGGATGGGCGTTACGTCGCCGGCATCAGCAAAGTATCGGCGCTCAAACGCACGACGGAAGTGGTGAAACACCGCAACGGCGGCGATCCAAGCACGAGTCGCAAGTCGCCCGGGCGTAGCGAGTTCGAAGCGATCACGCTCGAGCGCGGCGTTACGCACGACACCGATTTCGAAGCCTGGGCCGCCAAGGTTTGGCAAGTGGGCGCCACGCTGGGCAGCGAAGTGTCGCTGGCGGATTTTCGCAAAGATGTGATCTTGGATTTCTATAACGAAGCCGGCCAGCTCGCCATCAGTTACAAGATCTACCGCGCTTGGGTGTCGGAGTATCAAGCGTTGCCGGATCTGGATGCCAACGCCAACGCCGTGGCGATCCAGCACATCAAGCTGGAAAACGAGGGCTGGGAGCGCGATACCTCGGTCACCGAGCCCACCGAACCCACGTACAACTCCACTGCAGCTTAA
- a CDS encoding flavin monoamine oxidase family protein, with the protein MQGDASQLSMTRRELLRLIGVSAGGAAMYQAMSRLGFAAESPYKGTPLLHGAPRGTSVVILGAGLAGMVAAYELRQAGYKVQILEYNHRPGGRNWTLRGGDTYTELGGYTQHCQFDRGLYINPGPWRIPYHHRGLLDYCKKLNVPLEPFVQVNHNAYLHSTKAFDGKPQRFRTINADYRGHIAELLAKATQQSKLDAQITKEDQELLLESLRQWGALDKNYAYIQGPGASNRRGYAKSPGGGLSAKPTDSQPLQLHDVLNSHLWEGLTDGDNFEFQTTLLQPVGGMGRIGEAFGHQLEGVIRYNAKVTAIHQDDHGVTVSYVDARHPDKTSTAQADWCICTIPLSILSQIPMNVSAPMADAIGAVAYAASVKVGLQFKRRFWEEDDDIYGGVTATDLPINTISYPSNDFNSKGKGVLLGMYAYGLTAYEFTAMTPEERVRRAVEYGAQIHPQYKTEFENGVAVAWHRSPFTMGCFAAWSDDLRAKHYENLCQIDGRIALAGEHASYLPAWQEGAVTSALDLITRLHQRVVTGGAA; encoded by the coding sequence ATGCAAGGGGACGCTTCACAACTTTCCATGACTCGCCGCGAACTGCTGCGCCTGATCGGTGTCAGCGCCGGCGGCGCGGCGATGTATCAGGCGATGAGCCGCCTCGGCTTCGCCGCGGAATCGCCGTACAAAGGCACGCCGCTTCTGCATGGCGCGCCGCGCGGAACGTCCGTGGTGATCTTGGGCGCAGGGCTGGCCGGCATGGTCGCGGCGTACGAATTGCGCCAGGCTGGCTACAAGGTCCAAATACTCGAATACAACCATCGACCCGGCGGCCGCAACTGGACGTTGCGCGGCGGCGATACGTACACCGAACTCGGCGGCTACACGCAACATTGCCAATTCGATCGCGGGCTCTACATCAATCCCGGCCCGTGGCGCATTCCGTATCACCATCGCGGCTTGCTCGATTACTGCAAAAAACTGAACGTGCCGTTGGAGCCGTTCGTGCAGGTCAATCACAACGCGTATCTGCACAGCACCAAAGCGTTCGACGGCAAGCCGCAACGTTTCCGCACCATCAATGCCGATTACCGCGGTCACATCGCCGAGCTGCTCGCCAAGGCGACGCAACAAAGCAAACTCGACGCGCAGATCACCAAGGAAGATCAGGAACTGCTGCTCGAATCGCTACGCCAATGGGGCGCGCTCGACAAAAATTATGCGTACATCCAAGGCCCCGGCGCCAGCAATCGACGCGGCTACGCCAAATCGCCCGGCGGCGGTCTCTCGGCCAAGCCGACGGATTCGCAACCGCTGCAACTGCACGACGTACTGAATTCGCATCTGTGGGAAGGTCTAACCGACGGCGACAATTTCGAATTCCAAACCACGCTGCTGCAGCCGGTTGGTGGCATGGGGCGCATCGGCGAAGCGTTCGGGCATCAATTGGAAGGCGTGATTCGCTATAACGCCAAAGTCACCGCCATCCATCAGGACGATCACGGCGTAACGGTCAGCTATGTCGATGCGCGCCATCCCGACAAAACCTCGACGGCGCAAGCCGACTGGTGCATCTGCACGATTCCGCTTTCGATTCTCAGCCAAATTCCGATGAACGTGAGCGCGCCGATGGCCGATGCAATCGGCGCGGTAGCTTACGCGGCCTCGGTGAAAGTGGGCTTGCAATTCAAGCGACGCTTCTGGGAAGAAGACGACGATATCTACGGCGGCGTCACCGCGACGGATCTGCCGATCAACACGATTAGCTACCCGAGCAACGATTTCAACAGCAAAGGAAAAGGCGTCTTGCTCGGCATGTACGCCTACGGTTTGACCGCTTACGAATTCACCGCGATGACGCCCGAAGAACGCGTGCGCAGAGCGGTGGAATACGGTGCGCAGATCCACCCGCAATACAAAACCGAATTCGAAAACGGCGTGGCCGTGGCATGGCATCGCTCGCCGTTCACCATGGGCTGCTTCGCCGCATGGTCGGACGATTTGCGCGCCAAGCATTACGAGAACCTTTGCCAGATCGACGGCCGCATTGCGCTTGCAGGCGAACACGCGTCGTATTTGCCTGCGTGGCAAGAAGGCGCGGTGACATCGGCGCTGGATCTCATCACACGACTTCATCAGCGTGTCGTGACGGGAGGTGCGGCATGA
- a CDS encoding acyl-CoA dehydrogenase C-terminal domain-containing protein: MTLYKAPLDDQRFALFDVLGAEAVLTQLQSGDGHTRDLLDAVLEEAGRLSEQVLAPTNAPGDEEGCHFDKATRTVTTPKGFKEAFKQFAEGGWAGLTMAEDFGGQALPSVLGIATTELFQSGNLSWSLYPLLSEGACHALELHGTDEQKHTYLKPIVAGQWTGTMCLTEPQAGSDLGLLKTRAEPGADGSYHITGTKIFISAGEHDLAENIIHLVLARLPDAPAGSRGISMFIVPKFKVKADGTPGERNNAYAGAIEHKMGIRGSATCVMNFDDAEGYLIGQPNKGLAAMFTMMNAARLSVGVQGLALSERAWQNSLNYARERLQSRALSGAKFPDKPADNLLVQPDVRRMLLTQRALVEGSRMLLLYAALQTDIEARGADEASRQKASELLAFLIPIAKGVVTELAQECTKEALQVYGGHGFIVENGVEQFVRDARIITLYEGTTGIQAADLLGRKILQLKGVGLQHFLAEIGAFCKQHATDDAMRPFIGPLGVMAKEWGELTLKLAQRIQTNPEELGAAANDYLYYSGYITLAYFWARAVAASAKSSQQASFKQAKRDTAAFYFARILPRTQMHKAAIEAGIDSLPALV; this comes from the coding sequence ATGACGCTCTACAAGGCCCCGCTTGACGACCAGCGCTTCGCCCTCTTCGACGTATTGGGCGCCGAAGCGGTTCTTACCCAACTGCAAAGCGGCGACGGTCACACCCGCGACCTGCTCGACGCTGTGCTGGAAGAGGCCGGCCGCTTGAGCGAACAGGTGCTCGCACCCACCAACGCGCCGGGCGACGAAGAAGGCTGTCATTTCGACAAAGCCACGCGCACCGTCACTACGCCGAAGGGTTTCAAGGAAGCGTTCAAGCAATTCGCGGAAGGCGGCTGGGCCGGCCTCACCATGGCCGAAGATTTCGGCGGCCAGGCGTTGCCGTCGGTGTTGGGCATCGCCACCACCGAACTGTTCCAGTCGGGCAATCTGTCATGGAGTCTGTACCCGCTGCTGTCGGAAGGCGCCTGCCACGCGCTGGAACTGCACGGCACGGACGAACAGAAACACACCTATCTCAAACCCATCGTCGCCGGCCAATGGACCGGCACCATGTGCCTGACCGAGCCGCAGGCCGGCTCAGATCTTGGCTTGCTCAAAACGCGCGCCGAACCGGGCGCGGACGGCAGCTACCACATCACCGGCACCAAGATCTTTATCAGCGCGGGCGAGCACGATCTCGCCGAAAACATCATCCATCTCGTGTTGGCGCGCTTGCCCGACGCGCCGGCCGGCAGTCGCGGCATCTCGATGTTTATCGTCCCCAAATTCAAAGTGAAGGCGGACGGCACGCCTGGCGAGCGCAATAACGCCTACGCCGGCGCCATCGAACACAAGATGGGCATCCGCGGCTCGGCCACCTGCGTGATGAATTTCGACGACGCCGAAGGTTATTTGATCGGCCAACCGAACAAAGGTTTGGCGGCGATGTTCACCATGATGAATGCGGCGCGCCTGTCGGTCGGCGTGCAAGGTTTGGCGTTGTCCGAGCGCGCGTGGCAGAACAGCCTCAACTACGCGCGCGAGCGTTTGCAGTCCCGCGCGCTGTCCGGCGCAAAATTCCCCGACAAACCCGCCGACAATCTGCTGGTTCAGCCGGACGTACGCCGCATGCTGCTGACGCAACGCGCGTTGGTGGAAGGCTCGCGCATGCTGTTGTTGTACGCCGCATTGCAAACCGATATCGAAGCGCGCGGCGCCGATGAAGCGTCGCGTCAGAAGGCCAGCGAGTTGCTCGCCTTCCTGATTCCGATCGCCAAGGGCGTGGTCACCGAACTCGCGCAGGAATGCACCAAGGAAGCGTTGCAGGTTTACGGCGGCCACGGCTTTATCGTGGAAAACGGTGTGGAGCAATTCGTGCGCGACGCGCGCATCATCACGCTGTACGAAGGCACCACTGGCATCCAGGCCGCCGATTTGCTCGGGCGCAAAATTCTGCAACTCAAAGGCGTGGGCCTGCAGCATTTCCTCGCCGAGATCGGTGCGTTCTGCAAGCAACATGCGACCGACGACGCCATGCGTCCGTTTATCGGCCCGCTCGGCGTGATGGCGAAGGAATGGGGCGAGCTTACGCTCAAACTCGCGCAGCGCATTCAAACCAATCCGGAAGAACTGGGCGCCGCAGCCAACGATTACCTCTACTACAGCGGCTACATCACGCTTGCCTATTTCTGGGCGCGCGCCGTAGCGGCGAGTGCGAAGAGTTCGCAGCAGGCATCGTTCAAGCAGGCCAAACGCGACACGGCTGCGTTCTATTTCGCACGCATCCTGCCACGCACGCAAATGCACAAAGCAGCGATCGAGGCTGGCATCGATAGTCTTCCCGCGTTGGTGTAA